The following coding sequences lie in one Vibrio sp. BS-M-Sm-2 genomic window:
- a CDS encoding MipA/OmpV family protein, whose translation MFMATATHAKISQWSLGVAASYSPAVYKDTPSNRAVIPMIGYEGEHFFMRGFSAGYRLLPAGSPQNIVFRAVYDPRTLKPGDSDNVDIQKLDERKASVLGGVSYQVITLVGMFEATAGSDLGFRHNGIYAEAAWRLPIRRNGWAITPSIGYAYNSERLNNHLYGVSSAEAARTNLNEFDADWDGQYFIGLGGYLHVTPNVRVTGGVRYTNLEGDIENSPILESGINMAANVGVAYVF comes from the coding sequence ATGTTCATGGCGACCGCTACGCACGCAAAAATATCACAATGGTCATTGGGTGTGGCTGCTTCTTATTCTCCTGCTGTGTACAAAGACACGCCATCAAATCGCGCAGTCATTCCTATGATTGGTTACGAAGGCGAACACTTTTTCATGCGTGGATTTAGCGCAGGCTATCGTTTGTTACCAGCCGGCTCACCTCAGAATATTGTGTTTCGAGCGGTTTATGATCCAAGAACATTAAAGCCAGGTGACTCAGACAATGTGGACATTCAAAAACTAGATGAACGTAAAGCTTCGGTATTAGGTGGTGTTAGCTATCAAGTGATTACGCTGGTGGGTATGTTTGAAGCAACAGCGGGCTCCGACTTAGGTTTTAGACATAACGGTATTTACGCTGAAGCGGCTTGGCGCCTACCTATTCGCCGCAATGGCTGGGCGATTACGCCTTCGATTGGTTACGCTTACAACAGTGAACGCTTGAATAACCACTTGTACGGTGTGAGCTCAGCGGAAGCTGCAAGAACGAATCTAAACGAATTCGATGCTGACTGGGATGGCCAATACTTTATTGGTTTAGGTGGTTACTTACATGTAACGCCGAATGTTCGAGTAACTGGTGGCGTTCGTTACACCAACCTAGAGGGCGATATCGAGAATAGTCCAATCTTAGAAAGCGGCATTAATATGGCGGCAAACGTCGGTGTTGCTTACGTTTTCTAG
- a CDS encoding outer membrane beta-barrel protein — MRKFILASLAILSTSSFAANDMYVLGGVGINRDDGGLQFTAGSQILDTHFHLESTMNYIDSDSKMVTSDVHGDLTKYKDNFKHFKMSLAPMYKYSFDESFAIYGKVGLAYSNVNVKSTITNKDWSVNNKHSNSEWGATYGIGAEFKSIQPMFGNSKFMARVGFDFYDFNSGSISLINEETFGLQAGFTF; from the coding sequence ATGAGAAAATTCATCCTTGCATCACTAGCTATTCTGTCGACTTCATCTTTCGCAGCTAACGACATGTACGTACTTGGGGGCGTTGGTATTAACCGAGATGACGGAGGTCTACAATTCACTGCTGGCTCACAAATTCTTGATACCCATTTTCATCTTGAATCAACAATGAATTACATAGATTCCGACAGCAAAATGGTTACGTCGGATGTACACGGTGACCTAACTAAGTACAAAGACAATTTCAAACACTTCAAAATGTCTTTAGCTCCAATGTATAAATATAGCTTCGATGAGTCTTTTGCTATCTACGGAAAAGTTGGTCTTGCTTACTCAAACGTAAATGTTAAATCAACAATTACTAACAAAGATTGGTCTGTGAATAATAAACATTCAAATAGCGAATGGGGCGCAACTTACGGCATCGGTGCTGAGTTTAAGTCTATACAACCAATGTTTGGTAACTCGAAGTTTATGGCTCGTGTTGGTTTCGATTTCTACGACTTCAACTCCGGTAGCATAAGCCTAATCAATGAGGAGACTTTTGGCCTACAAGCCGGTTTCACTTTCTAA
- a CDS encoding YfbU family protein, producing MEMTNAQRLILSNQYYLMSQMDPENSAKYQRLQTIVERGYELQMRELNKEFGCLTEAECREIIDIMEMYHAMQESNKMLAEQERAEVDQRRLQFLGFDIASEAQVVHYVRFLVDSEGLYPQFDKADHHFNSQMPMLEKYRRMLTTWRNCPRQYHLCATELSQIFSA from the coding sequence ATGGAAATGACCAATGCTCAGCGTCTAATTCTATCAAATCAATACTACCTAATGTCTCAAATGGATCCTGAGAACTCAGCTAAATACCAACGTCTACAAACGATTGTAGAACGAGGTTACGAACTCCAAATGCGTGAGCTTAACAAAGAGTTTGGTTGTTTGACTGAAGCAGAGTGTCGCGAAATTATCGACATCATGGAGATGTACCATGCTATGCAAGAGTCGAACAAAATGCTTGCAGAGCAAGAGCGTGCTGAAGTAGACCAACGTCGTCTGCAGTTCTTAGGTTTTGATATCGCTTCTGAAGCACAGGTCGTACATTACGTACGCTTCCTTGTTGATTCTGAAGGTCTTTACCCTCAATTCGACAAAGCAGATCACCACTTCAATAGCCAAATGCCAATGCTAGAGAAATACCGCCGCATGCTAACAACATGGCGCAATTGCCCTCGTCAGTACCACCTATGTGCGACAGAGCTATCTCAAATCTTTAGTGCTTAA
- the pflA gene encoding pyruvate formate lyase 1-activating protein: MSTTGRIHSFESCGTVDGPGIRFIVFLQGCLMRCMYCHNRDTWDLHDGKEVTVEEIINEAKSYRHFMKASGGGITCSGGEAMLQPEFVRDFFRAAQAEGIHTCLDTNGYIRKHTEVVDEVLEASDLVMLDLKHMRDEIHHDFIGVSNRRTLDFARYLHKIGKKTWIRYVIVPGYTDTAEDAHLLGEFIKDMDNIEKVELLPYHKLGAHKWEALGFDYPLEGTNPPSKEKMDEIVAVLSQYHSNVKY, from the coding sequence ATGTCTACAACTGGTCGCATTCACTCATTCGAATCTTGTGGTACTGTCGATGGCCCTGGTATCCGCTTTATTGTGTTTCTTCAAGGCTGCTTAATGCGTTGTATGTACTGTCATAACCGTGATACATGGGATCTTCATGACGGAAAGGAAGTAACGGTCGAAGAGATCATCAACGAAGCAAAATCATACCGTCATTTCATGAAAGCATCAGGAGGTGGTATCACCTGTTCTGGTGGTGAAGCGATGCTACAACCTGAGTTTGTTCGTGATTTTTTCCGCGCAGCTCAAGCCGAAGGCATTCACACTTGTCTTGATACTAATGGCTACATTCGTAAGCACACTGAAGTGGTTGATGAAGTACTAGAAGCCTCTGATCTAGTGATGCTTGATCTTAAGCACATGCGAGATGAGATTCACCACGATTTCATTGGTGTATCAAACAGACGTACTCTGGATTTTGCACGCTACCTACACAAAATCGGTAAGAAGACGTGGATTCGTTATGTAATTGTCCCTGGTTACACGGATACGGCTGAAGATGCTCATCTGCTAGGTGAATTCATCAAAGACATGGATAACATCGAGAAAGTAGAACTGCTTCCATACCATAAGCTTGGTGCACATAAGTGGGAAGCGCTTGGTTTTGACTACCCTCTTGAAGGTACAAACCCACCGAGCAAAGAGAAAATGGACGAGATTGTTGCTGTTCTAAGCCAGTACCATTCAAACGTAAAATACTAA
- a CDS encoding lipid A deacylase LpxR family protein: MKYLRCLPLILLSFSSLASDRSTVTFALDNDGIFGVDQDYTNGLFLGYTSSSITPYNWVKPLSLSYWGASSLDKWEITIGHKMYTPSDIELETPSANDRPYAGYLHTEFNYISLNPQQAQRFNITFGTTGERALSEDAQKLVHSITKSDEPMGWEYQVDDEWAGSVGYLSHFNLMRNQALANTDYEISNVSEINVGNFRSDISTGFMFRWGTDLGGNFGAANITTENPFKPGMIGASNTGWFTYAGLEGRYRFNDLTIEGDRSGVDEYANKNNEDPAIYDVTLENIQATAVLGVAWYNQYVGASFALTAKTPDYKEAKESVYTTGGITMFAFF; the protein is encoded by the coding sequence ATGAAATACCTGCGTTGTTTACCCCTGATTCTCCTCTCCTTTTCATCTTTGGCATCTGATCGTTCTACAGTCACTTTTGCTTTAGATAACGATGGTATTTTTGGTGTCGACCAAGACTATACCAACGGCTTATTTCTGGGTTACACATCATCAAGTATTACGCCATATAATTGGGTAAAACCATTGAGTCTTTCCTACTGGGGCGCAAGCTCTCTAGACAAATGGGAAATCACCATTGGCCACAAAATGTATACCCCTTCTGACATAGAGTTAGAAACGCCATCAGCCAATGACCGCCCATATGCCGGTTACCTTCACACTGAATTCAACTACATCAGCTTGAATCCACAACAAGCCCAGCGCTTTAACATAACGTTTGGTACGACTGGTGAGCGTGCACTTTCAGAAGACGCTCAGAAGCTAGTTCACTCGATCACTAAATCGGATGAACCTATGGGTTGGGAATACCAAGTTGATGATGAGTGGGCGGGGAGCGTTGGTTATTTAAGCCATTTCAACCTAATGCGTAATCAAGCTTTAGCGAATACTGACTACGAAATCTCTAACGTTTCTGAAATCAACGTCGGTAACTTTAGAAGTGATATCTCGACTGGTTTTATGTTCCGCTGGGGTACGGACTTGGGTGGTAACTTTGGTGCAGCTAACATCACCACAGAAAACCCATTCAAACCTGGTATGATCGGCGCATCAAACACAGGTTGGTTTACCTATGCAGGCCTTGAAGGTCGCTACCGATTCAACGACCTGACTATCGAAGGCGATCGCTCAGGTGTTGATGAGTACGCTAATAAAAACAACGAAGACCCAGCTATCTACGATGTGACTTTAGAGAACATTCAAGCGACTGCTGTGCTTGGTGTCGCTTGGTATAACCAATACGTTGGTGCCTCTTTCGCATTAACAGCAAAAACACCGGATTACAAAGAAGCAAAAGAGTCAGTGTACACCACTGGCGGTATCACAATGTTTGCTTTCTTCTAG
- the pflB gene encoding formate C-acetyltransferase, with protein sequence MAEQFAKAWEDFAAGEWQSEVNVRDFIQKNYTPYEGDESFLVSEGTEATNKLWSSVMEGIKQENATKAPVDFDTSVISTITAHDAGYIEKDLETIVGLQTEKPLKRAIIPNGGVRMVEGSCKAYGETLDPMVSKIYSEYRKTHNAGVFDIYTPDILKCRKSGVLTGLPDAYGRGRIIGDYRRVALYGIDFLMKDKAAQFASLQERFENGEDLAATMQLREEISEQHRALGQIKQMAEKYGFDISEPAQTAQEAIQWTYFGYLAAVKSQNGAAMSLGRTSTFLDIYIERDIAAGKITEEQAQEMIDHFVMKLRMVRFLRTPEYDELFSGDPIWATESMGGMGIDGRTLVTRSNFRFLNSLYTMGPSPEPNITVLWSEQLPDGFKRFCAKVSIDTSSIQYENDDLMRPDLASDDYAIACCVSPMIVGKQMQFFGARANLAKTMLYAINGGVDEKLKMQVGPKEAPMTDAVLDYDKVMDRLDHFMDWLAKQYVTALNSIHYMHDKYSYEASLMALHDRDVRRTMACGIAGLSVAADSLSAIKFATVKPIRDEDGIATDFEIEGDYPKYGNNDSRVDDIACELVSTFMNKIRKLKTYRDSIPTQSVLTITSNVVYGKKTGNTPDGRRAGAPFAPGANPMHGRDEKGAVASLTSVGKLPFADAQDGISYTFSIVPNALGKEQDSQRANLAGLMDGYFHHEAGIEGGQHLNVNVLNRETLEDAVKHPEKYPQLTIRVSGYAVRFNSLTAEQQADVIARTFTESL encoded by the coding sequence ATGGCAGAGCAATTTGCTAAAGCTTGGGAAGATTTTGCTGCAGGTGAGTGGCAAAGCGAAGTAAACGTTCGTGATTTCATTCAAAAGAACTACACGCCGTATGAAGGCGACGAGTCTTTCCTAGTTTCTGAGGGTACTGAAGCAACTAACAAGCTTTGGTCTTCGGTAATGGAAGGTATCAAACAGGAAAACGCAACTAAAGCACCTGTAGATTTCGATACTTCTGTTATCTCTACCATTACTGCTCACGATGCAGGTTACATTGAGAAAGATCTTGAGACTATCGTTGGTCTACAAACTGAGAAACCACTAAAACGTGCAATCATCCCTAACGGTGGTGTACGTATGGTTGAAGGTTCTTGTAAAGCATACGGTGAAACTCTTGACCCAATGGTTTCAAAAATCTACTCAGAATACCGCAAAACACACAATGCTGGCGTTTTCGATATCTACACTCCTGATATCCTAAAATGTCGTAAGTCTGGTGTTCTGACTGGTCTTCCTGATGCTTACGGCCGTGGTCGTATCATTGGTGACTACCGTCGTGTTGCACTTTACGGTATTGATTTCCTAATGAAAGACAAAGCTGCTCAATTCGCTTCTCTACAAGAGCGTTTCGAGAATGGCGAAGATCTTGCTGCAACAATGCAATTGCGTGAAGAGATCTCTGAGCAACACCGTGCTCTAGGTCAAATCAAGCAAATGGCTGAGAAATACGGTTTCGATATCTCTGAGCCAGCTCAAACTGCTCAAGAAGCTATCCAGTGGACTTACTTTGGCTACCTAGCTGCTGTTAAATCTCAAAACGGTGCTGCAATGTCTCTAGGTCGTACTTCGACTTTCCTAGACATCTACATCGAGCGTGATATCGCTGCTGGCAAAATCACTGAAGAACAAGCACAAGAAATGATCGACCACTTCGTAATGAAGCTGCGTATGGTTCGTTTCCTACGTACTCCTGAGTACGATGAGCTATTCTCTGGCGACCCAATCTGGGCAACAGAATCTATGGGTGGTATGGGTATCGACGGTCGTACGCTAGTAACGCGTTCGAACTTCCGTTTCCTAAACTCTCTATACACTATGGGTCCTTCTCCAGAGCCAAACATCACTGTTCTTTGGTCTGAGCAATTACCTGACGGCTTCAAGCGTTTCTGTGCGAAGGTATCTATCGATACTTCTTCTATCCAGTACGAAAATGATGACCTAATGCGTCCTGACCTTGCGTCTGATGATTACGCTATCGCTTGTTGTGTATCTCCAATGATCGTTGGTAAGCAAATGCAGTTCTTCGGTGCTCGTGCTAACCTTGCGAAAACAATGCTTTACGCAATCAACGGTGGTGTGGACGAAAAACTTAAGATGCAAGTTGGTCCTAAAGAAGCTCCAATGACTGACGCTGTTCTTGATTACGACAAAGTAATGGATCGTCTAGATCACTTCATGGATTGGCTAGCTAAGCAATACGTGACTGCACTAAACAGCATTCACTACATGCACGACAAATACAGCTACGAAGCGTCTCTAATGGCTCTTCATGACCGTGACGTTCGTCGTACTATGGCTTGTGGTATTGCTGGTCTATCTGTTGCTGCTGACTCACTGTCTGCAATCAAATTCGCGACTGTTAAACCAATCCGCGACGAAGATGGCATCGCAACTGACTTCGAAATCGAAGGCGATTACCCTAAATACGGTAACAACGACTCTCGTGTAGATGATATTGCTTGTGAACTAGTTTCTACGTTCATGAACAAAATCCGTAAGCTTAAGACTTACCGTGATTCAATCCCTACACAGTCAGTTCTTACTATCACGTCTAACGTGGTTTACGGTAAGAAAACAGGTAACACTCCAGACGGTCGTCGTGCTGGCGCTCCTTTCGCTCCTGGTGCTAACCCAATGCACGGTCGTGATGAGAAAGGTGCTGTAGCTTCACTAACGTCTGTAGGTAAACTACCGTTTGCTGACGCACAAGATGGTATCTCTTACACGTTCTCTATCGTGCCAAACGCACTAGGTAAAGAACAAGACAGCCAACGTGCTAACCTTGCAGGCCTAATGGATGGTTACTTCCACCACGAAGCTGGCATTGAAGGTGGTCAACACCTTAACGTTAACGTTCTTAACCGTGAAACTCTTGAAGACGCAGTTAAGCACCCTGAGAAATACCCTCAGCTAACAATCCGTGTATCTGGTTACGCTGTTCGCTTTAACTCTCTAACTGCAGAGCAACAAGCTGACGTAATCGCACGTACATTTACTGAGTCTCTATAA
- a CDS encoding DUF3360 family protein produces MSDVVNNANSEVEEKSYKELHRPASEFESRSDYLDHELQIMKPRRFGLNLPGRDFRFELEDLVPALAGTIGIIAMYSAVMMSWADGLTQAWDHVNLGKEFAIEVARVEMLIPALLFCILASGFFNPKANLAGNHGPMIPLIGTIALAGAHPLALAILIGVFGLILSFLKGGSKLVNLTSEGTAGGLLIFLGLTGTMSQINSIQTWAVGLQSSTVEAGSMGYVGLIVLAITIAIYAFLAKVNKRWLAIPVCAFTGLAIALALGAGFDIVFETEMGIPNLNPVYWWGSTSEGWMLGLPNVEHFIASLPFAILAVAMWSPDFLGHRIFQELNYPKKSEKVLMDVDDTMTMCSVRQMVGTAVGGGNITSSWGTYMIPAAIAKRPIPGGAILLGSLCIIVAILGFPMDVAVWPPVMRVALLVGVSLPLLEAGMQMVKDSKDSQAAGICIFGSAVVNPVLAWALTMLLDNNGLIGDKERAKRLSFVDKIVIPVGVLVICLVAMLAVGMLESQYGLKAWL; encoded by the coding sequence ATGTCAGACGTTGTGAACAATGCGAACTCTGAAGTAGAAGAGAAAAGCTATAAAGAGCTACACCGCCCTGCTTCTGAGTTTGAGAGCCGCTCAGATTATCTAGATCATGAGCTTCAGATCATGAAGCCTCGCCGCTTCGGTTTAAACCTTCCTGGTCGTGACTTCCGCTTTGAACTTGAAGACCTTGTTCCTGCACTTGCTGGTACCATTGGTATCATCGCGATGTACTCAGCAGTAATGATGTCTTGGGCTGATGGCCTAACTCAAGCTTGGGATCACGTAAACCTTGGTAAAGAGTTTGCGATTGAAGTCGCTCGTGTAGAAATGCTTATCCCTGCACTGCTGTTCTGTATCCTTGCTTCTGGTTTCTTTAACCCTAAAGCAAACCTTGCCGGTAACCACGGCCCAATGATTCCTCTTATTGGTACCATCGCTCTAGCTGGTGCTCACCCTCTTGCATTGGCAATCCTTATCGGTGTCTTCGGTCTAATCCTAAGTTTCCTAAAAGGCGGCTCCAAGCTGGTTAACCTGACTTCGGAAGGTACCGCTGGTGGCTTGCTTATCTTCTTAGGCCTAACGGGTACCATGAGCCAAATCAACTCGATTCAAACATGGGCGGTTGGTCTTCAATCTTCTACTGTTGAAGCGGGCAGCATGGGTTACGTTGGTTTAATCGTTCTTGCTATTACTATAGCTATCTACGCTTTCCTAGCAAAAGTGAACAAGCGTTGGTTAGCTATCCCAGTTTGTGCATTCACAGGCCTTGCTATTGCATTGGCGTTAGGTGCTGGTTTCGATATCGTGTTCGAAACTGAAATGGGTATTCCGAACCTAAACCCAGTTTACTGGTGGGGTTCTACTTCTGAAGGTTGGATGCTTGGCTTGCCAAACGTTGAACACTTCATCGCTTCTCTACCATTCGCAATTCTTGCAGTAGCAATGTGGTCACCTGACTTCTTAGGTCACCGTATCTTCCAAGAACTGAACTACCCTAAAAAGTCTGAAAAAGTACTTATGGACGTAGATGACACAATGACTATGTGTTCAGTTCGTCAAATGGTGGGTACTGCAGTAGGTGGTGGTAACATCACTTCTTCTTGGGGTACTTACATGATCCCAGCAGCAATCGCGAAACGTCCAATTCCTGGCGGCGCAATTTTGCTTGGTTCTCTATGTATTATTGTTGCGATTCTTGGTTTCCCAATGGACGTTGCGGTATGGCCACCAGTGATGCGTGTTGCGCTACTTGTAGGTGTATCTCTTCCTCTACTTGAAGCGGGTATGCAAATGGTTAAGGATTCAAAAGATTCTCAAGCAGCTGGTATCTGTATCTTCGGTTCAGCGGTTGTTAACCCAGTATTAGCATGGGCACTCACTATGCTTCTTGATAACAACGGTCTAATTGGTGATAAAGAACGTGCGAAGCGTCTATCATTTGTAGACAAGATTGTTATCCCAGTTGGCGTTTTAGTTATCTGTCTAGTAGCAATGCTTGCAGTTGGTATGCTAGAAAGTCAATATGGCCTAAAAGCTTGGCTATAA
- a CDS encoding ABC transporter ATP-binding protein has translation MKDVPALDIKDLHKTFGQNEVLKGISLSAHKGDVVSIIGSSGSGKSTFLRCINLLETPTAGEIWVNGELIQMKNNRQGVSVPANEKQVQRIRSRLAMVFQGFNLWSHLTVLENVIEAPVHVLGVPKAQAIENAELLLKKVGLYERKDYYPGHLSGGQQQRAAIARALAVDPEVMLFDEPTSALDPELVGEVLGVMRDLAEEGRTMLVVTHEMAFARDVSNHVMFLHQGLVEEQGDPAKLFTEPESERLQQFISSIY, from the coding sequence ATGAAAGATGTACCAGCGCTGGACATAAAGGATCTACACAAAACGTTTGGTCAAAATGAAGTTTTAAAGGGAATTTCACTTTCTGCGCATAAAGGCGATGTAGTATCGATTATCGGATCTTCAGGGTCGGGTAAAAGTACTTTCCTTAGATGTATCAACTTGTTAGAGACACCTACCGCAGGCGAGATTTGGGTTAATGGTGAATTAATTCAAATGAAAAACAACCGCCAGGGTGTTTCTGTGCCTGCCAATGAAAAACAAGTACAGCGAATCCGTTCTCGTCTGGCGATGGTTTTTCAGGGTTTCAATCTGTGGTCTCACCTGACCGTTCTCGAAAATGTTATCGAAGCGCCTGTTCACGTCTTAGGTGTACCTAAAGCACAAGCGATTGAAAATGCAGAGCTACTATTGAAGAAAGTAGGTCTGTATGAGCGTAAAGATTACTACCCGGGTCATTTGTCTGGCGGCCAACAACAGCGTGCTGCGATTGCGCGAGCGCTAGCGGTTGATCCTGAAGTGATGCTGTTTGATGAACCGACATCGGCATTAGACCCTGAGTTAGTAGGCGAAGTGCTTGGTGTAATGCGCGATCTAGCAGAAGAGGGAAGAACCATGCTTGTGGTAACTCACGAAATGGCTTTTGCTCGTGATGTATCTAACCATGTGATGTTCTTGCATCAAGGTCTAGTGGAAGAACAGGGTGATCCAGCTAAACTGTTTACGGAACCTGAATCTGAGCGATTACAGCAATTTATCTCATCGATTTACTAA
- a CDS encoding ABC transporter substrate-binding protein: MKKWLLVAALAATAATGVAQAKEWKTVRFGIEGAYPPFSWTEADGSLKGFDVDMANALCTEMQVKCKIVAQDWDGIIPSLLARKYDAIIAAMSITEERKKKIDFTGKYALIPNKFIAKKGAGLNFDDLSGQKIAVQRATTHDKYLTDNYGDTVEIVRYGSFDEAYLDLANGRVAAVLGDASALEEGVLNKAGGEAYEFVGPSLTDPKWFGEGFGIALRKQDKDLTKQLDAAILSLREKGIYQDIAAKYFNYDVYGQ, encoded by the coding sequence ATGAAAAAGTGGTTATTAGTCGCGGCACTTGCTGCAACTGCTGCAACGGGCGTAGCTCAAGCAAAAGAATGGAAAACAGTACGTTTCGGTATTGAAGGTGCTTACCCTCCATTTAGCTGGACAGAAGCTGACGGTTCACTGAAAGGCTTCGATGTCGATATGGCTAACGCACTTTGTACTGAAATGCAGGTGAAGTGTAAGATCGTTGCACAAGACTGGGATGGCATTATTCCTTCTCTACTTGCTCGTAAATATGATGCGATCATCGCGGCAATGTCTATCACGGAAGAGCGTAAGAAAAAGATCGACTTCACTGGTAAATACGCACTTATCCCGAACAAGTTCATCGCTAAAAAAGGTGCAGGCCTTAATTTTGATGATCTAAGTGGTCAAAAAATTGCCGTTCAACGAGCAACAACTCACGACAAGTACCTAACAGATAACTACGGCGACACAGTAGAGATCGTTCGTTACGGTTCATTTGATGAAGCTTACCTTGATCTAGCTAACGGTCGTGTTGCTGCTGTACTGGGTGATGCATCTGCTCTAGAAGAAGGCGTACTAAACAAAGCTGGTGGTGAAGCTTACGAGTTTGTTGGTCCATCACTAACAGATCCTAAGTGGTTCGGTGAAGGTTTTGGTATTGCTCTACGTAAGCAAGATAAAGATCTGACTAAGCAATTGGATGCTGCAATCCTTTCACTACGTGAAAAAGGCATCTACCAAGATATCGCTGCTAAGTACTTTAACTACGACGTATACGGCCAGTAA
- a CDS encoding ABC transporter permease, translating into MFDLQGYEASILKGAVLTIEVALLSLILAMVLGMLGALAKLAPYRWARAIATLYTTVIRGIPDLVLMMLIFFGGQILLNNSLYSINEWLNEWFSSSDPNHEWTSYLPDYIDVSPFIAGVLTIGFIFGAYMAETFRGAIMAVDSGEMEAAKAYGMGPVLAFRRILLPQMIRHALPGFGNNWLVLLKTTALVSIIGLEDMVRVSALAAGSTKMPFTFYMTVALIFLFFTSVSTGLLKLVERKFSIHAR; encoded by the coding sequence ATGTTTGATTTACAAGGATATGAAGCTTCGATCCTGAAAGGGGCGGTGCTTACAATCGAAGTTGCCTTGCTGTCGCTAATTTTAGCTATGGTTCTTGGTATGCTAGGTGCCTTAGCAAAACTAGCGCCTTATCGCTGGGCTCGTGCTATTGCAACCCTCTATACAACTGTTATTCGAGGCATTCCTGATCTTGTCTTGATGATGCTGATTTTCTTTGGTGGACAAATCCTTTTAAACAACAGTTTGTATTCCATCAATGAGTGGCTCAATGAGTGGTTCTCATCCAGTGATCCTAATCACGAATGGACCTCTTACTTACCTGATTATATTGATGTCAGCCCATTTATTGCTGGTGTCTTAACCATTGGCTTTATCTTTGGCGCTTACATGGCTGAAACCTTCCGTGGTGCGATCATGGCAGTTGATAGCGGTGAAATGGAAGCGGCAAAGGCCTATGGCATGGGACCTGTTTTAGCGTTCCGTCGTATTTTATTACCGCAAATGATTCGTCACGCATTGCCAGGCTTTGGTAACAACTGGTTAGTTCTACTTAAGACTACCGCATTGGTTTCGATTATCGGCCTAGAAGACATGGTCCGTGTTAGCGCATTGGCGGCAGGTTCAACCAAAATGCCATTTACCTTCTATATGACGGTGGCACTTATCTTCTTATTCTTCACCAGTGTTTCGACAGGCTTACTTAAGCTGGTTGAACGTAAATTCAGTATCCACGCGAGGTAG
- a CDS encoding ABC transporter permease, with amino-acid sequence MDFSLIIESLPIYLGGLWTTAWMVCVALIIGLFVAIPLAIARNSPNMMINAPAWSFIYFFRGTPLLVQLYLIYYGMDQFFPVKDTLWENAWFCALVAFILNTSAYTAEIIRGAINGLPKGEVEAAKAYGMSTPKTYRRIILPSALRRALPAYSNEVIFMLHGSAVAGIVTIMDLTGAARLVNSRYYAPFESFLTAGLFYMALTFIIIAIFKFAEKRFLAYLRPLS; translated from the coding sequence ATGGACTTTTCATTGATAATTGAAAGCCTGCCGATTTACCTTGGTGGTTTATGGACAACAGCTTGGATGGTTTGCGTCGCTTTGATTATTGGCTTATTCGTCGCCATACCATTAGCTATCGCTCGTAACAGTCCAAATATGATGATTAACGCTCCGGCTTGGTCGTTCATCTATTTCTTCCGTGGTACGCCGTTATTGGTGCAGTTGTACCTGATTTATTACGGTATGGATCAATTCTTCCCAGTGAAAGACACACTATGGGAAAACGCTTGGTTCTGTGCTCTGGTGGCATTCATTCTTAACACATCAGCATACACAGCAGAGATCATTCGCGGTGCGATTAACGGGTTACCGAAAGGTGAAGTTGAAGCAGCAAAAGCGTATGGCATGAGTACACCGAAGACTTACCGTCGTATCATTTTACCAAGTGCTTTACGTCGCGCACTACCAGCTTACAGTAATGAAGTCATCTTCATGCTTCACGGCTCTGCGGTAGCAGGTATCGTAACTATTATGGATCTAACTGGTGCAGCTCGTTTGGTTAACTCACGTTACTACGCTCCATTCGAGTCTTTCCTAACGGCAGGCCTGTTCTACATGGCGCTAACGTTTATCATCATCGCGATTTTTAAATTCGCGGAGAAACGTTTCCTTGCTTACCTTAGACCTCTTAGCTAA